The Microlunatus soli genome contains the following window.
AGCCCCAGACCTCGATGCACGAGAAGCATGCCGCCGAGGGCCAGGTCCGGGCGACCGACGACGTCAACGTCCGCCGCGCGCCGTCGACCAAGGCAGCGCGGACCGGCGGTGTGGTCCAGGCAGGCGAGACGGTGCCGTCCACCTGCAAGCTGCCCGGCAGCGGTGTCGACGGCACCCGTACCTGGTATCGACTGCCGGGTGAGGGCAAGGAGTACGTCTCGGGACGCTACGTGAAGGAGATCGACAAGGTCGCCGACTGCAAGGGCGGCAACGATCCGAACGCGGTCTACATCACCAAGCGCACCTGGACCTTCAGCGGTCCGAACACCAGCGACCACGCCACGCTGCCAGCCCTGCAGCCGGGAACCCGGATGCATGTCACCTGCTACCTCGATGCCGACCGGGTCGCCGGGAAGACCGCCTGGTACCTCGTCGACAACGACGAGTGGTTGCCCGCCAACGGCGTCGACCTCGATGGTTCCCAGCCGCAATACTGCAGCTGACCAGGACTGGAGTGCAGCCGAGCAGGATGCCGTCACGTCGGGTGGCGCATCCTGCTCGCGGCCACCACGGCAGCACTCCTAGCTGGAACGGGGCTCGTATCCGGAAACGGGGCTCGAATCGGGACGACTGCGCGCAGCGGCTATGCTTGTGCCTTCAACTCGTCAGGTTCCTGCCGCGGGTTGTCCGCACGTCGTAGCAGCTCTGAGTGTGCTCCGTGCGTAACCAGCCGGACACATCCGGCCACCGGTTGTCGGCGGGGCATGTCTCACAGAATGCGTAATCCTTGACTTCTTTCACCACGCTCGGCGTGCCCGCACGCCTGGCTGATGTCCTCAACACGCTCCAATTCGATACCCCGACCCCGATCCAGCAGGCCACCCTGCCCGACTCGCTCGCGGGTCGCGACATCCTCGGCCGAGGCCGTACGGGATCGGGTAAGACCTTGGCCTTCCTGCTGCCGCTGGTCGCCCGGCTGACCGGCGGCAAGCGGGCCCGGTCCGGAGCGCCGCGAGCCTTGATCCTGGCGCCGACCCGGGAGCTCGTCGCCCAGATCGACGAGGCACTGCGACCGCTCGCGCAGGCGGCCAAGCTGTCGTCGCGGACCGTGTTCGGCGGCGTCGGCCAGGGGCCGCAGGTCGCCGCGCTCAAACGCGGCACCGACATCATCGTCGCCTGCCCCGGCCGTCTGGAAGACCTGATCGAACAGGGCCACTGCACGCTGGCCGACATCGAGATCACAGTGCTCGACGAAGCCGATCACATGGCCGACCTCGGTTTCCTGCCCAGCGTCCGGCGACTGCTCGGGCGGACTCCGTCGGGCGGCCAGCGGATGTTGTTCTCCGCCACCTTGGACAAGGCGATCGACTCGCTGGTCAAGCAGTTCCTGACCGACCCGCGGGTGCATCAGGCCGATTCGGTGCAGGCTCCGGTCAGCACCATGTCGCACCACGTCCTGCAGGTCGCCCGGGAGTCCCGGCTGCCGGTGCTGGTCGACCTGACCAGTGCCCCCGGACGGACCGTGGTCTTCACCCGCACCAAGTACGGCGCGAAGTCGCTGGCCAAGCAGCTCAATCGCAATGGTGTCCCGGCCGTCGAGTTGCACGGCAACCTCAGCCAGAACGCCCGGACCCGTAACCTCGACGCCTTCCACACCGGCCGAGCCACCGCCCTGGTGGCCACCGACATCGCGGCTCGCGGCATCCATGTCGACGATGTCGCCTTGGTGATCCACGCCGATCCGCCGGTCGACCACAAGGCCTATCTGCACCGGTCCGGTCGGACGGCGCGGGCCGGCAACTCCGGCACCGTCGTCACGCTGTCGATGGCCGACCAGGCCCAGGAGGTCCGGCAGCTGACCCGCGCCGCGGGCATCAAGCCGACCATCACCAAGATCAACTCCACCGACGACCCCGTGCTCGGACAACTCGCCCCCGGCACACGGGTGATCGCCGACCAGGCCGAGATCGCGGCACTGGCTGCCGTGGCGCCGACCGCGCAGGCCAACGGTGCCTCTCGTTCGGGCGGGCGGTCCCGGTCCGGCGGCAACTCCCGGCCAGCTGGCGGCTCTCGCTCCGACGGACGCGCCAGAGGTCAGGGCGGCCGGCGGCAGCAGGACAACCGTCGACCGGCCAGGGCCGAGGCCGACGGTGGACAACCGAACGGCTCCGGCGGACGGCGACGTCGTCGGCGCAGCGCCGGCAGCTCCGGCAACGGTTCGAACCGACCGGAAGGATCGGGCCGGCAGCGGTCCAGCAGCTCCGATGGCCGGGACGGCCGGAGCCGGTCGGCGTCGCCGACGTCCTCGCGTCCGCACAGTGCCGCGGCCTTCAGCGCCGGTCGGCGCTGACCCGCAGCCGATGATCAGGTCCGGATCCGTCGCACGATCGCCATGGGTCCGGACCTGTTCTCGTGTCGCCGCGTCGATGATCACCATCGAATGTCGGCGACGCTGACCCCGTCGCACCGGCGGCACCGGCTCCGTCCGACGGTGTGCGGTCAGACCTGGCCGTAGCCACCGTCGACCTGGTAGTCGGCGCCCGTGACATGCGACGCCGCGTCGGAGGCGAGGAACGCGATGACCGCGGCGACCTCGTCCGGCGTGGCCGGCCTCGTCATCGGTGTACCGGTGCCCATCCGGGCGATGAACTCCGCTCGCTGTTCCTCGGTCGGAGCGAGTGTGGCGAGCGCCGGGGTGTCGGTGGGACCGGGGCTGGCGACGTTGACGCGGATCCCACGCGGGGCGAGTTCGAGAGCCCAGGTGCGGGCGAACGCGCGGACGGCTGCTTTCGAACCGGCGTAGACGCTTTGGCGTGGTGATGCCTTGTGGGCAGCCATCGACCCGACGAGGACGACGGATGCGCCGTCGACGAGCAACGGCAACGCTTTCTGTACCGTGCTGATCGTTCCCCTGACATTCAGGTCGAACACGGTCGAGATCGTCTCCTGCGTGATCTCGCCGAGAGCGGCGGGAACGATCGTTGCGGCGTTGGCGACGAGGACGTCGAGCCGGCCGCTGCGTTCGCCGACCTCGGCGTACAGACGGGCCAGGTCCGCCGAGCACCCGGAATCCGCGACGATGCCGACAACGTCCCCGGAGAGTGTCGCGACTGCTGCGTCGAGTCGGGCCCGGTCGCGACCCGTGACGTAGACGGTCGCGCCGCCCCCAGCGAACCTGGCGGCGGCGGCCAGGCCGATGCCTGCACTCGCTCCCGTGATCACGACCGCCTTGCCGTCGAATACGCCGTGCATGAGACTCCTCGCCGATTGTCACCCATCACCAACATGTCGAGCTTGGCAGCCGCCGTCTGCCCTACCCGAGATCCTGTCGATGCTGGTACCGCCACCACCTGGCTACGGCCCTGCAGCAGAATGGTTCGGTGACCACCGATAGCCGCAGGGCTGAGCTGGGAGCGTTTCTGCGTTCGCGCCGAGAGCGGATGACACCGGAACGGGCGGGCATTCCCCGTGCCGGGCGCCGGCGAACGCCTGGCCTGCGCCGCGAGGAGGTCGCGCAACTCGCCGGCGTCGGTGTGACCTGGTACACCTGGCTTGAACAGGGGCGGCCCATCAACGCGAGTACGCAGGTGCTGGACGCCGTCGGCCGGATCCTGGAACTGGACCCGGCCGAACGCGATCACGTCCGTCGGCTGTCCGGGAACGCTCCCCTCCCGACAGACTCGACGATGGCCGAAGGCGCCGGGACGCCGGCCGACATCGACACGCTGGCCGACGTCGACACGCTCCTGCAGGCAGTGGAGCCATTACCTGCCGTACTGGTGAACGACCGCACCGACATCGTCCGATGGAACGAGACCTACCGAACGGTCAATCCCGGTCTGATCGCCGCCGATCCCCACCGACGGAACACCGTGTGGGACCTGTTCGTCGGCGACCGAGGCCGTGGTGGAGCGATCATCGACGGTGACGAGCGCGCGAGCCAGGTCGTCGCTGCATTCCGATACCGCTACGGTCACCACATCGACGACCCCGCCTGGCGCGGCCTCATCGACCGGCTCTGCCGGGCGAGCCCGCCGTTCGCGCGGCTCTGGGCGACGAAGGACGTCGCCCGCCCCGGCCTGTGCAACAAGGTGCATTCCGTCCCCGGCGTCGGCACGGTGACCCTTCGCCCCACCGGCATGGAACTCACCGATCGGCCAGGGCTTCGCCTCGTCGTCTATACGCCCGCCGACGACCAGAGCCGCGAACGCCTCGACAGGCTTCTCCATCGGGCCTCCGCCTGACCGCAAACAGGAGAGGACATTTCGCACCCACGGTTGAAATCCCTTGTGCGACATCGATTCAAAGCACAACCGGCGCCGGTGAAGCCCGTCCCGAGAACGGATGCGGACGGGTCGGATCCACGACCGGTCCGAGGTTTGCACCGGCTGCTGCCGATTCGGTCCGGCCGTGACGATGATCAACACCGATCGTCGGCGACGCTGATTTTGGGTCGCACCGGCGGCACCTGCTCCGTACGATGATCGGATGTCCCGAACCGTACTGACGCCGCGCGCCGAGGACTTCCCGCGCTGGTACCAGGATCTGATCACCAAGGCCGAGCTGGCCGACAACGGCCCCGTGCGCGGGACCATGGTGATCCGACCGTGGGGCTACGGGATCTGGGAGCGGATGCAGGCCGGGATGGATTCCCGGATCAAGGCGGCCGGTGCCGCGAACGCGTACTTCCCGCTGTTCATCCCGCAGTCCTATCTGCAGCGGGAAGCCGAGCATGTCGAGGGCTTCTCCCCCGAGCTCGCCGTCGTCACGCACGCCGGCGGCAAGGATCTGGAGGAGCCGATCGTGGTGCGGCCGACCAGCGAGACGATGGTCGGCGAATACCTGTCCAAGTGGATCAACTCCCATCGCGATCTACCGCTGCTGCTCAATCAGTGGGCCAATGTCGTGCGCTGGGAGCTACGGCCGCGACTGTTCCTGCGGACCAGCGAATTCCTTTGGCAGGAAGGGCATACCGCGCATGCCGACGAGCAGGACGCGGCGGCGTACGCCCGCCGGATCCTGCATGAGGTGTACGCCGATTTCATGCGCACCGAGCTGGCGATCCCGGTCGTCCCCGGCCGCAAGACCCGGCACGAACGGTTTGCCGGCGCGGTCAACACGATGACGCTGGAAGCCATGATGGGTGACGGCAAGGCCCTGCAGATGGGCACCAGCCATGAGTTCGGCCAGAATTTCGCCCGCGCCTTCGACATCACCTACACCGATGCCGAGCAACACAGCCGGCTGGCCTGGACCACCTCGTGGGGTTCGTCGACCCGGATGCTCGGCGGATTGATCATGGCCCACGGTGACGACGCGGGCCTGCGCCTTCCGCCGTCGCTGGCACCGATCCAGGTCGTGGTCAGTGTGGTCCGCGACGACGACGAGGGAAGGCCGGTGTCGGTCGCTCGCGGGTTGGTCGAGGAGTTGATCACCGGCGGCATCCGCGCCGAGCTCGACGACCGGGTCGACATCCCCTTCGGTCGCCGGGCCGTCGACCACGAGTTGAAGGGGATCCCGGTGCGGCTCGAGATCGGGCCCCGGGACCTGGCCGAGGACCGCGTCACACTGGTCCGCCGGATCTCTTCGGGCAAACAACCGCACCCGATCGACGGCGTGCTGCCGGCGATCACCACCGCCCTGGCTGAGGACCAACACCTGTTGTACAGCGAAGCAGAGACCCGGCGGGAGGAACGGACCGCCGACGTGACCGGTCTGGACGAGGCCCGGGAGGCCGCCCGCACCGGCTGGGCCAGGATCCCGTGGCGTTCGGTCGGCGACCGCGGTGAGGCCGAGCTCGGCGAGAGCGGTATCACCGTACGCTGTCTGGTGCTGCCGGACGGTGCGGTGCCGGACACCGACGACCCCGCCGTCGAACCGGACCTGATCGCGGTCGTCGGACGGTCGTACTGATGGTTCGACCGCCGTCGGCTGGGGCCGATCTGAGACGGCTGGATTTGAGATCGGACCGCACCGGTCCCGTACGATGACGCGATCATTGACTGACGACGACCGACGACAACAGGGAGAATTCGTGGCACCCGATCCGGCGCACCGTGACCGGGAACTGAGCTACCTCGCTCTGCTGGCACCGGGCACCCCGCTGCGGGACGGTTTCGAACGGATCCTCCGGGGCCGTACCGGTGCATTGGTCATCCTCGGCGACACGGCACAGGTGTTCGAGCTGTGCAGCGGCGGTTTCGAGCTGGACGTGCCCTACACCCCCACCGCGTTGCGTGAGCTGTCCAAGATGGATGGCGGCATCGTGATGACCAGCGCGCTGGACCGGATCGTCCGGGCCGGCGTGCAGTTCGTACCCGATCCGCAGCTGGAAACGGTGGAGACCGGGACCCGGCACCGCACCGCAGACCGGATGTCGCGACAGACCGGCGTCCCGGTGGCAACGGTATCGGCGTCGATGTCGACGATCGCACTGTTCATCGACGGCACCCGCCGACCGCTGCAGACCTCCGAACAGATCATGACCCGCGCCAACCAGGCGGTGCAGACTCTGGAGCGCTACCGCGAACGTCTGTGGCAGGTGACCGCTCGGCTGTCCGCGCTGGAGGTCGAGGACCAGGTGACGATCAAGGATCTCGCCCTGGTCGCCCAACGCTGGGAGATGATCCGGCGACTGCAGCAGGAACTCGGCGACTACGTCATCGAGCTCGGCACCGACGGCCGACTGCTCAACCTCCAACTGCACGAGCTCGGCGCCGGACTGGACGACCTGCGCGAGCTCCTCGAGCTGGACTATCACGACAACGAGGGTGCGACCTTCACCCTTGCTCCGCTGACCGAACTGAGCACCGCCCGGCTGCTCGAACCGCTCGATGTCGCCCGCGGTGTCGGCTTCGTCAACCAGCATCTGGACACCCGGATCAGCGCCCGGGGCTTCCGGCAATTGGCACAGATCAACCGGCTACCGGCCGCCTACATCTCCCGGCTGGTTGATCATTTCGGCAACCTCCAGGGGGTCTTCGGCGCCACCACGACCGAGTTGCAGGAGGTCGAGGGAGTCGGCGAGAGCCGGGCCCGGATCATCCGCGAGGGTCTCACCCGGCTGGCCGAATCGGTCTACTCCGAACACCTCGGCTGATCAACGACCGACGTGCCAGCAGATCCTGCGGAGGCCCGCTACCGGTCCGGCGGCGACAACCGGATGTTGCTCTTCGGACTCTGGCGTGCGCACAAGCTGCGTTGCTATTGGTGTGACGAGCTCAAGGAGTTCCGCGAACTGCAGGTCGATCACATCCTGCCGCGGTCGGCAACCGACGAGGCAGCTGCCTTGTTGGCAGCAGAGCTCGGCCAGGCCGACCCCTACGATGTCCACGACCTCTACAACCTGGCGCCGATCTGTGGCCCGTGCAACAACGAGAAGCTGCATCACGATTTCACCGAGACACCCCGGATTCTTTCCCGCTTGAGGCGGGCGCGGAGTGTGCGGCCCGCAGTGGTCAATCACGTGAAGGTTCTCTTGCGCAGCAGGGATCTCAGCGAGTTGCTGCTGCAGTTGCAGAATTTCGATCTCCGAGCTGGACGAGACGATGTGGCCGCCCTTGCGCCACTGTTCGTGGAGCGCCTTGCCGCGGTCGATCCCGGACTGATCCGCTATCCCCTCCGACAACGGCTACGGCTGGCGCAGGGCGGCCGGGCCGGCTGTCCCGTTCTGCTGGACCTCGACGTCACCGACTCCGAGCGGCGCCAGTTGGAGGCCCTCGCGCAGTTCAGTTCGCCGATCGAGACGTGGCTGGAGGCGTTGTGGACCGATTTCGGTGACAACTTCGACGCGTTGGTGCAGAACGGAATCGACGAGGTCGAGAACGCTGCCGATCGCCAGGTCGAGCCCTTTGCCCGGGTGGGGGTGGCGAATTACTCCCTTGCACCCGATGATCTGATCATCCACGTCGTCGCGGTGAAGCTGTACCTCGACGACGAACTCACACTCTGCATGCAGGGAGACCTCGAGGCCCGGATCTCCGGATCCGGTGTGTTGCCTCGCGGCGACGGGGTGGGGTTGGAGGACTTCCTCGTCGATGCACTGTGCACCACATCGTTCAGTGCCGAGCTGTCCGCGGACTTCGGCAGCTCCACCTCAGCGGCAACGGCGTCGGCCGGCGATTTCGAAGCCGGCAGCTGGCTGGTCGAGTTGTACGACCCGGACCTGCCGTCGGCCGCCGAACTCGAGCAGATTTGACCGGCCCCGCCGAAGCACCGGAGGTCGTGGCCGGGTCAGCGGCGCAACCTCACTCCAGGACCAACAACCACTGAACGGGCTTGGCACCCTGGTAACTGGCGGTCGCGTAGTAGTAGCCCGGCTGCGGTGTCTCCGAACGGGCCTTGCATTCCTTGCCCTGTTGGGATCGCTTGCCGTCCCAGGTGATCTTCCAGGTGGTGTCCTGCTCCGGCTTCAGCGTCGTGCGATGGTCACGGACCAGCTTGGCGCAGTCGTCGGTGGACCAGATCCGATCACTGCCGGAGTAGATCTTCAGTTCGAAGTCGTCGGCGTTGAGATCCAGGGCGCAGGACTTGTCGTCGCCGTTGATCACCGACACGGCGAAGTCGACGTCCTTGCCGATCGCCACATGGTGCTTCTCGCCCCGCAGGGTCGTCCGCAGCTTGCTCGGTTTGCAGGCGGCCGCGACCGGCTCCTTCTTGGTCTCGGCGCTCTTCTTGGCGTCTGCGCTCTTGTCCGCATCGGGGCTCTTCTTGCTGTCCGCGTCCTTCTTGCTGGCGGGGTCCTTCTTGTCGGAGTCCTGCTCGGCGTCTGCGCTGGAACTGCTGGACGGTTTGCTGCTCGCCGAATTCTTGGCCGTGGCCTTCGGATCTGCCTGATCGGTGGAATCGGCGCTGGACCGGTTGCTGGCGGAGGTCTTCGAACTCGGTGACGGCTTGGCCGATGCCGAGGTGCTGGGCAAGCCCGACGGGCTCGCGGCCTTGGTCGCGGGGGCGGCCGACGACGACGGCGAACTTCCCGGCGCAGCCTGTCCCGGGCTGCCGCCCAGATTGAACAGGAACACCAGCACGATGATCAACAGCACCAACAGCGCGCCCACCACCAGGGCTCGCCTCATCCAGTACGTCTCCGGCGATTCCGGACCCACCGGACGCATGACGCCACTCATACTCCGACGATAGGCAGCGTCCGGCGCTCCGCTTCGATGCCACGCCGGTGGGCTGCCCGGTTCCGGCCTACGGCTACGGTGTCGATCGTGGATCCCGCCGCCCTCGATCACGCCGCCGTCGTGACCAAGACCTTGCGCTGGTACGGCCACGCGGCCCGGGACCTGCCCTGGCGTCGGTCCGAGGCGACGCCGTGGTCGATCATGATCAGCGAGTTCATGCTGCAGCAGACCCCGGTGGCGCGGGTACTGCAGCCGTGGCAGCAGTGGGTCGAGCGCTGGCCGACCCCGGCAGCGCTGGCCGATGCGCCGAGCGGCGAGGCGGTTCGTGCCTGGGGCCGGCTCGGCTACCCGCGCCGTGCGCTGCGGCTGCATCGTGCCGCGACCGCCATCCGTGACGACCACGACGGTGAAGTGCCCGCCGACTATCACATCCTGCTCGGCCTGCCCGGGGTCGGCAGCTACACCGCGGCGGCGATCGCCAGCTTCGCCTATCGGCGCCGGCACGTCGTGCTGGACACCAACGTCCGCCGGGTCCAGACCAGGGTGGCGCTCGGCGCCGCCTATCCGCATCCGTCGGCAACGGCCGCCGACCGTGCCCTGGGCGAGGAATTCCTGCCGAGCAAGGCAGAACGGGCCGCACGCTGGGCGGTGGCCTCGATGGAACTCGGCGCCCTGATCTGTACGGCGCGGTCGCCGCGGTGTGACGCCTGCCCGGTCCGCAGCCATTGCTCCTGGTATGCGGCCGGCCGACCGGATTGGGATGGCCCGCCGCGGATCGCCCAGCGCTACGAGGGCACCGACCGGCAGTGCCGTGGCGCCCTGCTGGGCATCCTGCGGTCGTCCGACGACGCCGTCGGTGCCGAGGACCTGCTGCAGCACTGGCCGGATCGGCGGCAGGCCGAACGGGCCCGCGACTCGCTGCTGGCCGATGGTCTGATGATCGTCGCCGGCGACGATCGGTACGCCCTGCCCGGCTGATCCCACCCGGCAGATCCCTACCCTGCAACCGGACAAACCTGGACGGTCCGTAAGTTGGATGCCATGACCACTACTGCTCCCACCGTCGATCTCGTCCATGGCGCCCGGATGCCGGTCCTGGGGTTGGGCACCTCCCCGATGAACGACGCCGACACGGCCGCTGCGGTCCGGACGGCGTTGCAGACCGGCTACCGCCTCATCGACACCGCCGAGAACTACCGCAACGAGGTCGGCGTCGGCCAGGGCATCAAGGATGCTGCGGTCGCCCGCGACGAGCTCTTCATCACCAGTAAGTTCAACCGTGAGTGGCACAGCGTCGACGGCGTCCGGAAGGCCTTCGACAATTCGATTGCCAAGATCGGTGTCGACTATCTCGATCTGCTGCTGATCCATTGGCCCAATCCCGACCAGGACCGTTACGTCGATGCCTGGAAGGGTCTGGTCAAGCTGCTCGAGGACGGTGCCGTGAAGGCGATCGGCACCTCCAACTTCAAGCCCGCGCACCTGGACCGGATCATCGATGCGACCGGCGTCGTACCCGACGTCAACCAGATCAATCTCAACCCGTACACGACTCGCGACGCGACCGTCGCCTACGACCGCGAACACAAGATCATCACCGAGGCCTGGAGTCCGCTCAAACCGGCCGACATCCTGTCCGAGCCGGTGATCACCGCGCTGGCCGCGCAGTATCAGCGCAGCCCCGGACAGATCGTGCTCCGCTGGCACACCCAACTCGGGCTGGTCACAGTCCCGAAGTCGTCCTCGCCGGAACGGCTCCGGGACAACATCTCGATCTTCGACTTCGAGCTGACCGACCAGGAACTGGCATCGATCAGCGCGTTGGACAAGGGCGAGGACCACATCGCCGACTCCGACAAGACCGGTCACTGATCATCCCGCCCCATGATCATCCCGGCTGGGCGTTCCCGCACCGGCTTCATCCGGTGCGTGGCCCGGGACGTCGCCGGATCGCGAACGCTGACCCATCACCGAAGAGAGGCGGAACGCCGTGGCTGTTGAGAATCCGTTCGGCACCAGGCTGCCGTTGATCGGTGCACCGATGGCGGGCGGCCCGACCACGCCTGCGCTGGTCCGGGCGGCCCATGACGCAGGCGGCATCGGGTTCCTCGCTGCCGGCTACCAGACGCCGGAATCGCTGGCGGCGCAGCTGACCGAGCTGGACGACATCGCATTCGGCGTCAACCTGTTCCGTTCCGGCGCCAGCGGGATCACTGCCGAGGACTACCGCCGCTATGCCGACGAACTGGCGCCCGAGGCCGAACGGTTGGGCGTCCGGCTCGACCGGGAAACGATCATCGATGATGATGATCATTGGGCGGACAAGATCAGCTTGCTGGTGCGGCGACCGGTGCCGTACGTCTCGGTCACCTTCGGGCTGCCACCGGCCGAGGACGTCGCCGCCCTGCAGCGGGTCGGGACCTCGGTGTTGATCACCGTGACCACCGTCGAGGAGGCCCGGGCCGCGGCAGCGATCGGTGCCGACATCCTGATCGCCCAGGGCAGTGCCGCCGGAGGACACAGCGCCACCCACGATCCGCGGCGCCCGATCACCGACACCCCGACCGCCGACCTGACCGCTGCCGTGATCGCCGCGACCGGCCTGCCCACGGTCGCAACCGGTGGTGTCGACGGTCCCGCCGCCGTCCGTTCCCTGCTCGATGCCGGCGCCGTCGCGGTCGCGATCGGAACCCTGCTGTTGCGGACCGACGAGAGCGGCACGGCTGCGCTGCATCGGCGGGCCCTGGCCGATCCGGCATTCACCGAAACGGTGATCACGCACGCCTTCACCGGCCGCCCGGCCCGAGCCCTGCGCAACGTTTTCATCGATGCCCACCAGAGCACGGCGCCGTACGGCTACCCGGCTCTGCACCACCTGACCCGGGAATTCCGCAAGGCGGCAGCGGCGGCCGGCGATCCGCAGACGCTGCATCTGTGGGCGGGCACCGGCTACCGCAACGCACCCACCGGGCCCGCGGCTGCGGTCTTCCAGCACCTGTCCGCTGCACCGAACCGCTGACCGGTGATCGGCCCGGATCCTTCCGCACTGAAACCGCCGCACGGCCCGGCGGCCCCATCGGCATCTGACCGCCGGCCGAACTACATCGGTCCACGGTCTTCGTCCTCGCACAGATCCTTGCGGTCACAGCCATCCGCTCCGCACGCTGGACCGATGACATCCAGGACCTTCGAGCTGACCGTGACCGTCGACGCCGAGGAGGACGACGCCGACGGGCTTGCGGCGCTGCCGATCACAGCGATCAAGCGAACCGTCGCGGCCGCTCTGACCGAGGAACTCGAACCATTGCAGGACGAAAGCACCGGCGTCTGTTACTTCGTGACCGCAGTTCGCTGACGCCGCACCCGCGATGCCTCTGAGCCCTTCACGGCCGAGAACGCTCCCTGCAGGCGCGGATGCCGGCCGGAACGCGCGCCGATGCCCGCATGACGCCGCGGCGATCATTCGCTCGTCGGGTCCGGCCCGCGACCCGGTCGGCACCGTTCCGGATCTGTGTACGACCGGGCCGGCACAACTTCTCCGATCAGGCGCCGACCGGAGCCTCGCTCCGAGCTGCCGAGCGCCGCCGCAGGCCGTGCGCCGCCAGCGCGTCCACCGCGATCCGTCCCGGTCCGGTGAAGGCGTAGATCAGCGCGGTAGCACCGAGCAGCAGCACGAACTCGTACCCGCCGTCGCTACTGAAGAACCCGTTCGGCCCGTGGATCAGGACGATCGCGCCGATCATGTCGAGGGCGAACAACACCGCGATCGGTCGGGTCAGGAAGCCGAGGATGAAGGCCGCGCTGCCGAGCACCTCCAGCAGGATCACCAGTGCCGCGCTGACCTCGGGCATCGGCGCACCGATCTTGGTGAACATCCCGGTGACACCGCCGTACCCCATGTCGTGGAACTTCTGCCAGCCGTGCATCAGCATCGTGCCGCCGATCGCGACCCGGCCGATCAGCAACCCGACATCGGGCGCGATCGAACGCCTCTGGGCAGGACTCATGATGTCTCCTCATTAGTTGACTGCTCAACAGTCGGTCCCAACGACCCACCAGCCCGGATTGTTCCCGAACGCTTCCCGTGAACGACCGTGTCGCGTTCAAATGCGTGGCAACGGTCACGG
Protein-coding sequences here:
- a CDS encoding HNH endonuclease translates to MPADPAEARYRSGGDNRMLLFGLWRAHKLRCYWCDELKEFRELQVDHILPRSATDEAAALLAAELGQADPYDVHDLYNLAPICGPCNNEKLHHDFTETPRILSRLRRARSVRPAVVNHVKVLLRSRDLSELLLQLQNFDLRAGRDDVAALAPLFVERLAAVDPGLIRYPLRQRLRLAQGGRAGCPVLLDLDVTDSERRQLEALAQFSSPIETWLEALWTDFGDNFDALVQNGIDEVENAADRQVEPFARVGVANYSLAPDDLIIHVVAVKLYLDDELTLCMQGDLEARISGSGVLPRGDGVGLEDFLVDALCTTSFSAELSADFGSSTSAATASAGDFEAGSWLVELYDPDLPSAAELEQI
- a CDS encoding HhH-GPD family protein, which encodes MDPAALDHAAVVTKTLRWYGHAARDLPWRRSEATPWSIMISEFMLQQTPVARVLQPWQQWVERWPTPAALADAPSGEAVRAWGRLGYPRRALRLHRAATAIRDDHDGEVPADYHILLGLPGVGSYTAAAIASFAYRRRHVVLDTNVRRVQTRVALGAAYPHPSATAADRALGEEFLPSKAERAARWAVASMELGALICTARSPRCDACPVRSHCSWYAAGRPDWDGPPRIAQRYEGTDRQCRGALLGILRSSDDAVGAEDLLQHWPDRRQAERARDSLLADGLMIVAGDDRYALPG
- a CDS encoding aldo/keto reductase — translated: MTTTAPTVDLVHGARMPVLGLGTSPMNDADTAAAVRTALQTGYRLIDTAENYRNEVGVGQGIKDAAVARDELFITSKFNREWHSVDGVRKAFDNSIAKIGVDYLDLLLIHWPNPDQDRYVDAWKGLVKLLEDGAVKAIGTSNFKPAHLDRIIDATGVVPDVNQINLNPYTTRDATVAYDREHKIITEAWSPLKPADILSEPVITALAAQYQRSPGQIVLRWHTQLGLVTVPKSSSPERLRDNISIFDFELTDQELASISALDKGEDHIADSDKTGH
- a CDS encoding nitronate monooxygenase; its protein translation is MAVENPFGTRLPLIGAPMAGGPTTPALVRAAHDAGGIGFLAAGYQTPESLAAQLTELDDIAFGVNLFRSGASGITAEDYRRYADELAPEAERLGVRLDRETIIDDDDHWADKISLLVRRPVPYVSVTFGLPPAEDVAALQRVGTSVLITVTTVEEARAAAAIGADILIAQGSAAGGHSATHDPRRPITDTPTADLTAAVIAATGLPTVATGGVDGPAAVRSLLDAGAVAVAIGTLLLRTDESGTAALHRRALADPAFTETVITHAFTGRPARALRNVFIDAHQSTAPYGYPALHHLTREFRKAAAAAGDPQTLHLWAGTGYRNAPTGPAAAVFQHLSAAPNR
- a CDS encoding DoxX family protein — its product is MSPAQRRSIAPDVGLLIGRVAIGGTMLMHGWQKFHDMGYGGVTGMFTKIGAPMPEVSAALVILLEVLGSAAFILGFLTRPIAVLFALDMIGAIVLIHGPNGFFSSDGGYEFVLLLGATALIYAFTGPGRIAVDALAAHGLRRRSAARSEAPVGA